GTCAATGGCAGAAGGGGGAAATGGGAACAAGCTTGCAAGAAGTTCCTTGTTGTTGAACCAGGGGAGCAAAAATATGTTACATGAGAGGAGGAAGAGTGGGGGATTTGATTTGGATTTGATTAAACCCATGATAATCCCCCGTCTCCATACCTCAGGAGTgctcatcatcatcatgagagtGCAAGAAATCGAAAGAAAGAACAGCAAAAAGTGTTCTTGAAcaaaacaacaactactactggtAGCCATACTGACCTTGACGACCTCGCCATCTTGGCGGTCTTCTTCCTTCCATCCTAATCTACAAGAACAGCTAAGTAGAGGCAGCAGAGGCGGCTAGCTCAGGTCCAGGCGGCCCAGACCTTCTCGCCGATGAAGCGCACGAGCTTCCCCACAGCGCTCTTCTCGGCGGTGCTGGCGCAGTCGCTGTCGTCCGTGAGGGCCTCGTCCTCGCGGTCCCCGCCGTAGACGCTGtcggcgccgtcgtcgtcgtcgccctcGTAGTCGCCGTCGTCGTCCCCGCCGCCGTCGGAGGCGCAGCAGGGCTGGAGGTCAACGCGGCATGCGTCTGGCAGGAGGGcgtcggcagcggcggcggcgtcgaggGCGTGGCCGGCGCGCCcgccacggcggcggcggcgctgtccACCGCGGCGCGTTGACGGGCCGGCGgggctggaggcggcggcggagcccTCCTCGACGGCGTCGATGATGCGGTGGATGAGGTGGCGGTTGGGGGAGGCGTCCCAGCGCGCCCAGTAGGTCTTGTAGCAGCCGAAGCAGCCGCAGCCCATGTCCGGCAGGTGGGGCCCGTtgtggcgcttggtggtgcggcgCCCGCTTGGTGCTCCTCCGCCGCCGGTGCCGATGCCGGAGAGCAGGTAGGCGAGCACCTCCTGCTCCTCGGGCGTGAGCGTGGCGGCGAGGGCGAGCAGGGCGGCAGGGAGTAGGGCGAGGGCCGCGTCGGGCGCGGGCGGCGGCGCCGGGTGCACCCGCCGGCCCTTCCCCTGGTACAGCTTCTTCATCCCCGACACCGCCGGGCTCGCTAGCTCACTTGTAGTGGTCGCTCGTAGCCGGCAGGCAGGCAGAAAGGTTAGGTGCGCACTAACGAAAAGGGCGCGCGAGGAGGATGGATGTGAAGCTCCCTGGTTGCCGGCGGCAGTGGTTGGTGGGGGTGGGTAGGGAAGGAGCTAGCAAGTCGTCGGCTGGGAGGTTGCTGTTCGTCCCCAACTGCCGGATGGCGCCCCGGCAGCTCTTCTCAGCTTCTTCTTGGGAGCTCAGCTCAGGCGAGAAGGACTGGAGGAGAAGAGGGTTTGGGTTGGGTCTGGTGGTGGGTGGGATAGCAGGAGGAGAGCCCTATTATTGCAGCACCACGGCACGGGTATCTGATATCTCACTGCCTCCCAATTTCCCGGTCCAAATTGGCTTTTGTTTCTTGGGTTTCTTTGGCTTGGCTACTTCCGTACTACTACTCCCGCTTGTGGTGTGTGATCTCCTGTTTGGTCGTGTCGCCACGCCAAACAAAGTCTCATTTTTTGTGAAGAATCGGCAGCCAAAGTCCTGGTTACGACCACGTAAACGGAACACGGTCTACGGCGCAGGCACGGCGCGGCACGCACACGAGTGGACGCCGTGGCTCCACCCGTCACGTTCAGACCTTGTTAGCAGCAGTCAGTCACTCGGGTCACCACCTACCACTCGCTACGCTACTAGCTCGAACTACTGCGGCAGTGCAGCCACGGTGCAAAGTTTTGAAACGGAGGCGATAGCTTAGGGCCCGTTCGGTAGCGTAGTGCGAAGAAGTTGCCTGCGCGTCGCAGATGTATCATGGACCAAAAAAGACACGTTATTCGGTGGCATGCACATAATTTTTTTTTGGCCCCGTCGAGATTTAGGCTCTGCCCGTCTGGTAGGTCGGTTTTCAGGTCTATCAGCAGCCCAGAACTGCCCCCTGTTATTTGGTTACAACTCATAATCTGCTTCTGCTAAACTCTTTCCTTCAGTGGTGAGTTTACCAGCGATCAACGGCATAACAAAGAACACAATAACAGTTCAGACAAACTTAGCACCGATCATAGTTCAAACAGGGTCATAGTTGATGAAACATGACGATCATAGTTCACGACACACCAGAGACGATCATAGTTCAACACACGATAGGAACAGCAACTAGGCATGGTAGCAGCGACACAGAACCAGGTAAGCTTCATACATGACTTTGGAAGACGACACACCTGGTGGCGTCGCCATGGTAACGGCACCTGGTCATCACCTCAGTGCAGGTGTGGTCAAAGATGACCACACTGCACTCGAAGGAGGACACCTTCTTGAAGATAAGAAACTGGCCTATCTGCAGCTGATGCGCGACGGCGAAGCCCGCCCACCCCTGGTCGATGTATGCGTCATCGCCTTCTCAAACCGCAGTTATCCTCCAGTTGCAGccagtgttggtggtgacgatgatgtTCGAAGGGATTTCTCCGAACCACCTGAAGAAATCTTTAGGGATTCAGAGCCGGCTGAAGGTTGGCCTAAAGACGATGCTTAGGAACTGGTCCGGCCCTACGTCCGGCTGGAAGTGGCCAACGTTAGCCGCCCTTCGCTTCCTCGACGGTCCCTCCTCGGGGGTCTCAGGTGACCCAAGGTTGAGCTTCTCAGTCTGCCACAAAAACACATGCCATTAGAGGTGTGCCTGCTCACAAGTATATAGATGAAAACGAACATTAAAAACATGTGATGCCTTATACATTGGATCACACGGCAGTTCAAGGGACTGccctcaaactaagtctagtgtgcaagtaatcacacacacacgactaagtttgagggcagcaccttGACTACCAGTGTGCTATTGttcaatcattggccaatgcactaGACAAAGAAAATGAGGCCTAACAAATTGGATCACACGGCAGGCAAAGGGACTGtccgcaaactaagtctagtgtgcaagaaatatggaacacatgactaagtttgagggcagcacccCGCCTTCTGTTGTGCCATAGTTAAATTATTGGCCATTGCACAACTGAAGAAGTACAAACACGAAAAGCAAggtagcatatgcctcatacaaTGAGCACATATGGAGGAGATATTTGATCAGAACCAATGACATGGTGATGTTCAGTCAtgccataggttctgatcaatcatctcctcaCACTATGATTTTTGGTTACAATTATTGGCCTAGTTCAATCAGAAACAACACAATCTATAACAAACTAGCACGACTAATTCCGCACAGCAATCTGAACATGCTAAACCCCAGCACAAAAAACCCTTCCGCATGCACCGTAAAATCAGGCAGTTTCAGCAATCCACTGTCCAATCTAGGAAGGATCTACCGCAATCTGATATTAAAGTAACAGATCTAAGCAAATCGACACCGTGAACAGCAAGAACTGGACAAGAACAGCAAGCAATAGGGACGAACACCTTGAAAACATCAATCCGAACCCTATCCTAATGAAAACCCTAGCAGATCTAATGTGCATGTCGTCGCAAATGCCCGAGAATGGCATGTTCTGGCAGAACGAGTACGAAGGTGACAAGGAGAAATCGTTACCGCCATTGTTCCGGCCGAGGGCGAgctcgaggtcgcgggcgaactcGAGATGCCGATGAAGACTGCGGAGCAGGTTGCGGCCGATGTCCCGGTGCTGctcgctgatacgtccccgacgtatccataatttctgtcgttccatgcttgttttatgacaatacttacatgttttgcttgcactttatgatgatttcatgcattttccggaactaacctattaacgagatgccacgatgcagttcctattttctgctgtttttggttccagaaaggctgttcgggcaatattctctaattggacgaaatcaacgccaaacctcctatttttccctaaGGCTCCAGCAcagcgaagaagagtcggagaggggccagggggccaccacaccacaaggcggcgcgggccggactcggccgcgccggcctagggtgtggcgcccccaggtgcccccctgcgccgcctcttcgcctataacatCCCTTGCgaccctaaaaacgcagtaccaattgacgaaactccagaaagactccaggggcgccgccaccgtcgcgaaactccaattcgggggacagaactctgttccggcaccctgccggaacggggaagtgcccccggaagccatctccatcaacgccaccgcctccgccatgctccgtgagtagttcccccatggactacgggttctagcagtagccatgtcggtatactctcccccatgtacttcaatacaatggtctcatgagctgccttacatgattgagattcatctgatgtaatcggtgttgtgtttgttgggatccgatggatgatacattatgattagtctatctataaagtttgtgaagttattgttgctgcaatcttgttattcttaatgcttgtcactagggcccgagtggcatgatcttagatttgagctctatatgtattgcttagattgtatctacaagttgtatgcacatgtcactgtccggaaccaaaggccccgaagtgacaagaatcgggacaaccggaggggatggcggtgatgtgagggacacatgttttcacggagtgtcaaTGCTttactccggtactctattaaaaggagtaccttaatatccagtagtttcccttgaggcccggctgccaccggctggtaggacaaaagatgttgtgcaagtttctcattgcgagcacgtacgactatattggaaaacatgcctacatgattaataatcttgatgttctatcttaatgctttgattcctatcaattgcccaactgtaatttgttcacccaacacttgtcacttattggagagttaccactagtgtagatcgctgggaaccccggtccatctctcatcatcatatacttgttctacatgtcattggaagtagtatcaactatcttctggtgccatcgctctcatactgCTATTACTTCGctgttattcttgttactattgctctcatattactgctactttcacatcacccctgttactagtgcttttccaggtgcagctgaattgacaactcagttgttaaggcttataagtattctttacctccccttgtgtcgaatcaataaatttgggttatactaccctcgaagactatcgcgatcccctatacttgtgggttatcaagactgttttctggcgccgttgccggggaggcatagctctactcataagttcacctggggagtgcactctacctctctctcagtttttattttgttttattttgtttcgcttagtttacttttatctagtttatttgtgcttagtttatttctgtctagtattattttgcgtagtttacttttgcttagtttatttttgtcttgttttatttgtctcatatacccaaaaatccataaaaatttgaaaaaccaaaaaattaaaaactgttgttatgggagaacctacaacctacttggagcttatagaatgttataataattatagagaatcaagaactggtaaaataatgagtgctatgatagagaaattaaatacaattgctagaatcttgcttagacgccatgatataaactgttgctctcaacaggatactaaacatcttaaatttcaatgtggctttagtgaggaattttttattaagaactataaccggaattgctatattcgttatgggttcgaagaggtagaacaatttgtcttatttatgggagcctccgagatagaatccttcatggttgagaattatgaaacttgtgctatttgtaaggaccttaaagattatgtctctactatccttaattcttgcatagaatgctacagtaggaatccttatatccttgattataaagagagacacattaatgcacaagaatgcactcacaatttgcaggaaccggtggaagaagaaattgatgaacctgaaagctcattggatgaaaaagaggaggaaattgatgaacctgaaagctcattggatgacaaagaagaggagagcgacgaacaaaagggggaagaatggattagctacccatgccaaccttctaatgagagtaactctttatctcttacactatttgattgtcctccatgcttaccggaagaggttgaatgttatgttcctgtggattctcttgaaatactacctatgagtaaaacttgtgagaataattatgctactgttatatatgataatccatgctactttgataaatcttatgataatgctttgtttgtgcctgatgtcgaaatgcatggtactaaagaattttgcttagcaa
This region of Lolium perenne isolate Kyuss_39 chromosome 2, Kyuss_2.0, whole genome shotgun sequence genomic DNA includes:
- the LOC127337251 gene encoding uncharacterized protein is translated as MKKLYQGKGRRVHPAPPPAPDAALALLPAALLALAATLTPEEQEVLAYLLSGIGTGGGGAPSGRRTTKRHNGPHLPDMGCGCFGCYKTYWARWDASPNRHLIHRIIDAVEEGSAAASSPAGPSTRRGGQRRRRRGGRAGHALDAAAAADALLPDACRVDLQPCCASDGGGDDDGDYEGDDDDGADSVYGGDREDEALTDDSDCASTAEKSAVGKLVRFIGEKVWAAWT